The proteins below come from a single Rosa rugosa chromosome 2, drRosRugo1.1, whole genome shotgun sequence genomic window:
- the LOC133732014 gene encoding LOW QUALITY PROTEIN: serrate RNA effector molecule (The sequence of the model RefSeq protein was modified relative to this genomic sequence to represent the inferred CDS: deleted 1 base in 1 codon): MAEIMNMPVDSLDRRRDRKDKSSEEPPQSSPPPQQQPPPQQQPPPPPPPSRRRDRDEKERGDRDVDRPPRRPERNRSPPPPRERDRDRDYKRRGSLSPPPPYRDRRHSPPRRSPPPPFKRSRREDGGYDGRRGSPRGAFGPGGDRRSGYDYASGYEREVGGRPAYGDDRPHGRYAGRSSGGYGPSDWDSGRVGFGDASSTGTTQREGLMSYKQFIQELEDDILPAEAERRYQEYKAEYISTQKRAYFNAHKEEEWLKDKYHPTNLLTVIERRNEIARKTAKDFLLELQSGSLDLGPGVNPSAPNKSGHTSEPNSDDEADADGKRRRHGREPNKENDLISTAPKAHPVGSDPRRIQVDIEQAQALVRKLDSEKGIVENILCGPDNDKMNREKSHGGSTGPVVIVRGLTSVKGLEGVELLDTLITYLWRIHGVDYYGMIESNDAKGLRHVRVEVKGSDIGSNGAEWEKKLDLHWQERLHSQDPLEVMTAKEKIEAAAVQGLDPFVRKIRDEKYGWKYGCGAKGCTKLFHAAEFVHKHLKLKHPELLVDVTLKMREDLYFQNYMNDAEAPGGTPIMQQSILRDKPQRRRPGMENRLKDERGNRRERENRANGGERYDRSENMQGEFQSNNDGQDGGNHDEPMYDNFGGQGMHAGPPFPSDIPPPPVLMPVPGAGPLGPFVPAPPEVAMQMLREQGGPPPFEGSGRNMWPGPQMSGPAPILALSPAFRQDPRRLRSYQDLDAPEDEVTVIDYRSL, encoded by the exons ATGGCCGAGATCATGAACATGCCCGTCGACTCCTTGGACCGCCGTCGCGACCGCAAAGACAAGTCTTCCGAAGAGCCTCCTCAATCCTCGCCTCCGCCGCAACAACAACCACCACCCCAGCAACAGCCGCCGCCGCCTCCTCCGCCCTCGCGAAGACGCGACCGCGACGAAAAGGAGAGAGGAGATAGGGACGTCGACCGCCCGCCTCGCCGCCCGGAGAGG AATCGCTCCCCTCCGCCTCCGAGGGAGAGAGATAGGGACAGGGATTACAAGCGGCGGGGCAGCCTTAGTCCACCGCCTCCGTATAGGGACCGCAGGCACTCGCCGCCTCGGAggtcgccgccgccgccattTAAGCGGTCGAGGAGGGAAGATGGAGGGTACGACGGCCGGAGAGGGAGTCCCAGAGGTGCCTTTGGACCTGGAGGTGATAGGAG GTCTGGATATGATTATGCAAGTGGATATGAGCGGGAGGTGGGGGGTAGACCTGCTTATGGTGATGACAGGCCTCATGGTCGTTATGCTGGACGCTCGTCTGGTGGCTATGGCCCTTCTG aCTGGGATTCAGGACGTGTTGGTTTTGGTGATGCTTCCAGCACTGGGACCACTCAAAG AGAAGGGCTGATGTCATACAAACAATTCATCCAAGAGTTGGAAGATGATATTTTGCCAGCTGAGGCTGAGCGCAG ATATCAAGAATACAAGGCAGAGTATATTTCTACTCAGAAGCGAGCTTATTTTAATGCTCATAAAGAAGAGGAATG GCTAAAAGACAAATATCATCCCACAAACCTACTCACTGTAATTGAAAG GAGAAATGAAATAGCACGGAAAACAGCAAAGGATTTCCTGCTTGAACTGCAAAGTGGATCCTTGGACTT AGGCCCAGGTGTCAATCCCTCAGCTCCAAATAAATCTGGACATACTAGTGAACCAAATTCTGATGATGAAGCTGATGCGGATGGCAAGAGAAGACGGCATGGCAGGGAaccaaataaagaaaatgatctTATTTCTACTGCTCCTAAGGCTCACCCAGTCGGTTCTGATCCTAGACGTATACAAGTTGACATTGAACAAGCCCAAGCCCTTGTCCGCAAACTTGACTCGGAAAAAGGAATTGTGGAGAACATTTTATGTGGACCTGATAATGACAAAATGAACAGGGAAAAATCTCATGGTGGTTCCACTGGCCCTGTTGTTATCGTTCGGGGTTTGACATCTGTCAAGGGCCTAGAGGGTGTTGAGCTACTTGACACCCTTATTACTTATCTTTGGCGCATACATGGTGTAGATTATTATGGGATGATTGAGTCAAACGACGCTAAAGGTCTCAGGCATGTGAGAGTAGAGGTAAAGGGTTCCGATATAGGTAGTAATGGAGCTGAGTGGGAAAAGAAATTAGACTTGCATTGGCAAGAGAGATTGCATAGTCAAGATCCCTTGGAAGTAATGACTGCCAAGGAAAAGATAGAAGCTGCTGCTGTTCAAGGCCTAGATCCCTTTGTGCGGAAGATTAGGGATGAAAAGTATGGCTGGAAGTATGGTTGTGGTGCCAAGGGATGCACTAAGCTCTTTCATGCTGCTGAATTTGTACACAAACATCTCAAGTTAAAACACCCTGAGCTACTGGTGGATGTGACTTTGAAAATGCGCGAGGATTTATATTTCCAGAACTACATGAA TGATGCAGAGGCGCCAGGTGGAACTCCTATTATGCAGCAATCGATACTG AGGGACAAGCCACAGAGGCGTAGGCCGGGTATGGAGAATAGATTGAAAGATGAGCGTGGTAATCGGAGAGAACGCGAAAACCGAGCTAATGGTGGTGAGAGGTATGATAGGTCTGAGAATATGCAAGGTGAATTCCAGTCTAACAATGATGGTCAAGATGGAGGAAATCATGATGAACCAATGTATGATAATTTTGGTGGACAAGGGATGCATGCTGGTCCTCCTTTCCCATCAGATATACCCCCACCACCTGTATTGATGCCTGTGCCTGGTGCTGG TCCTCTCGGACCTTTTGTTCCTGCTCCACCTGAAGTTGCAATGCAGATGTTGCGAGAGCAAGGTGGTCCTCCACCCTTTGAAGGCAGTGGTAGAAATATGTGGCCTGGACCCCAAATGAGTGGGCCAGCCCCAATTCTTGCTTTGTCTCCAGCTTTTCGACAGGATCCTCGACGTTTAAGAAG